Genomic window (Acidobacteriota bacterium):
GCTGGAAAGTGGTACCGTCCGAGACGCAGACGCTGGCGCCGCAGATGACCGGTTTGCTGGTCAACGGTTTCCCCGAGAACGAAGCCTCGTTTTACGGCGGAACGACTTCGGTCCAGGCATCGGACGCCGAGGGCTGGGTCGTTTCTGTGACGCCGAGCGGCGGCTGGATTCCGGCGGTGATCGCCGGCAAAACAGGCGTCGGCTTGAGCCAGAGGGCGCAGAGTTTCGTCACGGATCCCGCCGATGGCCCATACAATGTCGTTGAACCCGGCCGCCGGCCGCGCGTGACGCTGACGCCGACGCTGGCGCTCAAGGACGGCAAGCCGCTCTACGCGTTTTCGGTTCAGGGCGGCGACAGCCAGGACCAGAACCTGCTTCAGTTCTTTCTGAATTCGGTGGAATTCGAACTCGGCGTCCAGCGCGCGGCCGAAGCCCCGAACATCAACAGTTTTCAGATGCGGAGCAGTTTCGGCGCGCATGAGATCCGTCCGGGACGATTGTTGCTGGCGAACTCGACCCCGCAGTACGTCCGCGATGAGCTAATCAAAATGGGCTATACGCTGACATTCGAAGAACGCACTTCGGGTCCGATCACGGCGATCTTTTTCGACCGCACACACGGCACGATGTGGGGCGCCGCCAGCAATCACGGCGACGATTACGGAATCGGTTGGTAATTTCGGATTTGGGATTTCGGATTGGGATTTCGGATTTCGGATTTGGGATTTGGGATTTGGGATTTCGGATTTGGAATCTGGAATCTGGAATTTGGAATTTGGAATTTGGAATCTGGAATCTGGAATTTGGAATTTGGAATTTGGGATCTGGAATCTGGAATCTGGAATTTGGAATTTGGAATTTTGGAATCTGGAATTCGGATTTCTGGAATCTGCTGGAATCTGGAATCTGGAATCTGGAATTTGGAATTTGGAATCTGGAATCTGGTCAACTTTCGCAGCAATATGAAAAATACAATCAAGATCTTGGCAGTTATCGGATTTACAGTGTTCGCGGGATCATTTCTCGCGAAATCGGGCAGCACACAAACGAAACAGGTCGAAACTGCCGGCCAGAAGTTCAAGAGCATCAAGGTTCTGAACGAAATGCCCGCGGACCAGATGGGCAAGGTGATGAATATGATCTCGGCGTCGCTCGGCGTCGACTGCAAGTTCTGCCACGCGTCGAACGACGCTGACTACGAGAAAGAAGGCTTCGAGCACAAGGACATCGCCCGGCAGATGCTGAAGATGACGTTCGAGCTCAACAAGAACTACTTCGAAGGCCGGCCCGAGATCAACTGCAACTCGTGTCATCAGGGGAAAAGCCATCCCCAGCCGACGTTTCCGCTAAAGCCCGTCGAACAGGAACCTCGTCCGGCGCAGCCGACGACGAAACCGACGGTCGATGAAATCCTCGCGAAATACGCGGCGGCGCTCGGCAAAGGCGATATCAAGTCGCGCCAGATCACCGGACAGCGAATCGAGCCGGACGGGAAGACGGTCGAACCCGAGGAAGTTCTGCAAAAGGGCGAAAAAATGTCCGTTAAAACGACATACGGCACATACGTCGTGCGCGAGATTTACGATGGCAAAACGGCGGCAAAGTACGGCAACGCCGATAAAATCCAACTCAAACCTGACGAGATGGAACAGATCAAACGCGAGGCGCAGATTTTCGCGAATGCGAATCTGAAGGCGATCTATCCGAAACTCGAGTTTCGCTTCGTCGACAGGATCGACGGCCGCGAGGTCAATCTCCTGCTTGCGACCAACGCCGACAACAGCCGTGAACGTCTCTATTTTGACGTCCAAACCGGTCTCCTCGTGCGTCGCGTCGCATCCGCACCGACGGTTCTCGGGAACTTTCAGTTTCAGGTCGATTACATCGATTACAAGGATTTTGGCGGCGTCAAGATCCCGACCGTCGTGAAGTTCGCCGTCCCGAACATTCGCTGGACGCGAAAAGTTTTAGACGTTAAAATCAATGTCCCGGTCGGAGACACCGTTTTTGCTAACGACTGATTGACTTGCCGTTTTGGTTTAGGGTCGAACCGGTTCATTCGCAGCAAAGCGTCAAAGACGCGGTCAGATAATAGCCAGATGCGTAGCGTCTGGGAACGGAAAGGGAACAGGCCCGCGTCGAAGACGCGGAAAGAACATCCGATGCCGTCAAGCCACGTTTCTGCCAATTTCCATCTTGTTTTTGCGACGAAGGGGCGTTTGCCTCTGATTGCCGACGATTGGCGTCCGCGTTTGCATGCGTACTTGGGGGGTATAGTTAAGGGAATGGAAGCGGTCCCCCTTGCGATTGGCGGCGTTCGAGACCATGTGCATTTACTTGTCAGTCTGAAGTCAAAGCACCGTTTGGATTATTTTCTCCGTGACCTAAAGGCAGACTCCTCCGGTTGGGTTCACTCTGAACTTGGAAAGAAGTTCGAGTGGCAGAAAGGATACGGAGCGTTTTCGGTGAGTCCAACAAGCATCGGTGCTGTTACGAAGTATGTTGTAAATCAAGAGGAGCATCATCGACTGAGAACGTTTGAACAAGAGTATGTTGAACTCCTCGATGCCAGCGGTATCAATTATGATCCGCAGTATCTCTGGTAGTTCTTTCGCGACTTCAACGCGAAGTCGACACAATTCGACCGGACGTTTCACGTCCGGCTACTTTCGGATCACGGCTCCGCCGTTGGTGCAGTGGACATCAGGATCTTCAACCGAGGAATTCCGACCTGAACGGACTTAGTAATTTATGTCAAGAATAATCAAAGCTGGCCTGATCCAGGCGCACAATGTCGGCGATGTGAACGCGCCGATCGACGAGATAAAAAAAGCGAACATCGACAATCAGATGAAGTTCGTCGAAGACGCAGCACGGCAAGGAGTCCAGATGCTTTGTTTCCAGGAGATCTTCACGACGCCTTACTTTTGCGCCGAGCAGCAGACGCGCTGGTACGATGCGGTCGAGAAGGTTCCGGACGGACCGACCGTCAAGCTGATGCAAGATGTCGCGAAACAGTTCGGAATGGTTCTGATCGTGCCGATCTACGAAGAAGAGATCTCTGGAATCTACTACAATACCGCGGCGGTGATCGACGCCGACGGCAAGTATCTCGGGAAATACCGCAAGACCCACATCCCGCACGTCGCGCCCGGATTCTGGGAGAAGTTCTATTTCCGCCCGGGAAATCTCGGTTATCCTTGCTTCGACACCGCGTTCGCGCGGATCGGCGTTTACATTTGCTATGACCGCCATTTCCCCGAGGGCGCGCGTTGTCTCGGGCTCAATGGTGCGGAGATCATCTTCAACCCTTCGGCGACCGTCGCCGGACTTTCGGAATATCTCTGGAAACTCGAACAGCCGGCGCACGCCGTCGCTAACGGTTATTTCGTCGGCGCGATCAACCGCGTCGGAACCGAAGCGCCGTGGAACATCGGCGAGTTTTACGGTCAAAGTTACTTCTGCGATCCGCGCGGACAATTCGTCGCAATGGGCTCGCGCGACCAGGATGAGCTGATCGTCGCCGATCTTGATATGGACAAGATAAAGGAAGTCCGCAACACGTGGCAGTTCTTCCGCGACCGCCGTCCCGATGCGTACGGCGCGATCTGTGATGATTAGGCTGTTTCGTTCGGAATAGTTGAAAGCTGATAATTGTCGCGCCGTATCAACTTTCACTTATCATCTATCAATTGCTCCGAAGAAGAACTTATGAATAACCAAATACTAGGAACGTACCTGAGAATTCTGGCAGTCGTTTTTGTTCTGTCGTGCCTTCCGACTTTCGCTCAGACACCTCAGACGATCGAAAAGGAACTCGTCAACCACGCGAAACGCATCAGGACGTTGGCGACGGAAGAAGGCCAGGATAATGCCGTTAAACTCGATGCCGAGAACGACGCGTTGAAGGCGAAACTCGTCAAATACGGTCGGCTCGCGTCTGTCTTGAAGTATCCGTTCAACGAATTGAAAAAACACCTGTTCGTTGCAACATCGAAAGACGGGAAATTTCGTATCTATTCGTGGGATACGGAAACCGGCGGCACAATGCATTTCTACGAGAACGTCTTTCAGTTTCAAGGCGGCGACGGCAAGGTGTACGCCAAGACCGCGGTTCTCGACGAAGGGGATTCCGGTGGATTTTATTCCGACATTTTTCAGGTTTCGACGAAAAACGGAACCGTTTATCTCGGCCGGATGACGGCGACACTCTCGACAAAGCATTCGTACGAAGAGGTTGCGCTCTTCAAGATCGACCGCCGAACGCTAGATGACCGCGTCCGCCTTTTCAAAACGAAGGCCGGCCTGCAAGATCACATC
Coding sequences:
- a CDS encoding c-type cytochrome, with protein sequence MKNTIKILAVIGFTVFAGSFLAKSGSTQTKQVETAGQKFKSIKVLNEMPADQMGKVMNMISASLGVDCKFCHASNDADYEKEGFEHKDIARQMLKMTFELNKNYFEGRPEINCNSCHQGKSHPQPTFPLKPVEQEPRPAQPTTKPTVDEILAKYAAALGKGDIKSRQITGQRIEPDGKTVEPEEVLQKGEKMSVKTTYGTYVVREIYDGKTAAKYGNADKIQLKPDEMEQIKREAQIFANANLKAIYPKLEFRFVDRIDGREVNLLLATNADNSRERLYFDVQTGLLVRRVASAPTVLGNFQFQVDYIDYKDFGGVKIPTVVKFAVPNIRWTRKVLDVKINVPVGDTVFAND
- a CDS encoding transposase — translated: MPSSHVSANFHLVFATKGRLPLIADDWRPRLHAYLGGIVKGMEAVPLAIGGVRDHVHLLVSLKSKHRLDYFLRDLKADSSGWVHSELGKKFEWQKGYGAFSVSPTSIGAVTKYVVNQEEHHRLRTFEQEYVELLDASGINYDPQYLW
- a CDS encoding acyltransferase, coding for MSRIIKAGLIQAHNVGDVNAPIDEIKKANIDNQMKFVEDAARQGVQMLCFQEIFTTPYFCAEQQTRWYDAVEKVPDGPTVKLMQDVAKQFGMVLIVPIYEEEISGIYYNTAAVIDADGKYLGKYRKTHIPHVAPGFWEKFYFRPGNLGYPCFDTAFARIGVYICYDRHFPEGARCLGLNGAEIIFNPSATVAGLSEYLWKLEQPAHAVANGYFVGAINRVGTEAPWNIGEFYGQSYFCDPRGQFVAMGSRDQDELIVADLDMDKIKEVRNTWQFFRDRRPDAYGAICDD